From a single Candidatus Tumulicola sp. genomic region:
- the rfbD gene encoding dTDP-4-dehydrorhamnose reductase: protein MKIAVIGANGQVGSEIVGAAKDARMTVLALTRADCDVTDPKSLARAFASLSEGDVVVNTAAFHRTDECEHHPDLAVRVNASGAFACANAARERGAAIAYISTDFVFEGVKSTPYVESDAPRPLGVYGATKAAGEALVAATNPLHYVARLSSVFGVAGSSGKGGNFVETMLRLAREGKRPRVVSDIVMSPTSARDAARLLVELIELRAAPGTYHLANEGGCSWLEFADAIFEESGSSLRATPVKSAEHVARSPRPAYSVLASEKLAALGLAARPWRAGLHDYLLAKGHIA from the coding sequence ATGAAGATCGCCGTCATCGGTGCCAACGGTCAGGTCGGCAGCGAGATCGTCGGCGCAGCAAAGGACGCGCGCATGACGGTGCTCGCGCTCACGCGCGCGGACTGCGACGTCACGGATCCGAAGAGCCTCGCGCGTGCGTTTGCGAGCCTGAGCGAAGGCGACGTCGTCGTGAATACCGCCGCATTCCATCGCACCGACGAGTGCGAGCACCACCCTGATCTCGCGGTGCGCGTCAACGCGTCGGGCGCGTTCGCATGCGCGAACGCGGCGCGCGAGCGCGGTGCCGCGATCGCCTACATCAGCACCGATTTCGTGTTCGAGGGCGTCAAGAGCACGCCATACGTCGAAAGCGATGCGCCTCGCCCGCTTGGCGTGTATGGCGCCACCAAGGCGGCGGGGGAAGCGCTGGTCGCCGCGACCAACCCGCTTCACTATGTGGCGCGCCTCTCAAGTGTGTTCGGCGTGGCCGGGAGCAGCGGCAAAGGCGGCAACTTTGTGGAGACGATGCTGCGACTCGCGCGCGAAGGCAAGCGGCCACGAGTCGTCTCCGACATCGTGATGTCTCCGACCAGCGCGCGTGACGCGGCCCGCCTGCTGGTGGAGCTCATCGAACTGCGCGCAGCGCCCGGTACGTATCACCTGGCGAACGAAGGCGGGTGCTCGTGGCTGGAGTTCGCGGATGCCATTTTCGAAGAGAGCGGTTCGTCGCTTCGCGCGACCCCGGTGAAGAGCGCGGAGCACGTGGCGCGCTCGCCGCGGCCGGCCTACTCGGTTCTCGCGAGCGAAAAACTCGCCGCGCTGGGACTTGCAGCGCGCCCGTGGCGCGCCGGCCTGCACGACTACCTGCTTGCGAAAGGACACATCGCGTGA
- a CDS encoding thymidine phosphorylase, with translation MTLSAAAMRSLIEKKRAGLEHSREEIEALVSAFTRGEIDDAPVAAWLMAVCMTGMTLAETAHLTASMAASGDTLVWGAASVVDKHSTGGVGDAVTLVAVPLAAEAGAKVAKLSGRALGHTGGTLDKLECIPGLRVDLGLEEFKSQVLRVGCAVAAATASLAPADKKFYALRDRTATIASVPLIAASILSKKIAGGAPAIVLDVKHGAGAFMKTPAEAEELGRVMRDVGERLGKRVRVVLTDMNEPLADSVGDALELDEALAALSGGGSPRLRSVAHAIAAAMLECAGCSAGALAPVSGLRKFAEMAAAQGGRLDEFDRAFKPARFIAAPSSGYVRSIDPRTLGELVAAGKAGLPIEQARRTGLRLRKRPGDKVERGEPVIDVFETGAALLDLERLAASLTLGDDPPASRQLVRALS, from the coding sequence GTGACGCTCTCCGCGGCCGCTATGCGCTCGCTCATCGAAAAAAAACGGGCGGGCCTAGAGCACTCGCGTGAGGAGATCGAAGCGTTGGTCTCCGCTTTCACCCGCGGCGAGATCGATGACGCTCCTGTCGCCGCCTGGTTGATGGCGGTCTGCATGACCGGCATGACGCTTGCGGAGACGGCGCACCTCACCGCCTCAATGGCGGCATCGGGCGATACGCTTGTGTGGGGCGCCGCATCCGTGGTGGACAAGCATTCGACGGGCGGTGTCGGTGACGCCGTGACGCTGGTCGCGGTGCCGCTGGCAGCCGAGGCGGGCGCGAAGGTCGCGAAATTGTCCGGCCGAGCGCTTGGCCACACCGGCGGCACGCTCGACAAACTTGAGTGCATTCCCGGATTGCGCGTCGACCTGGGCTTGGAGGAGTTCAAGTCACAGGTGCTGCGCGTCGGTTGCGCCGTGGCGGCTGCCACGGCCTCGCTCGCGCCGGCCGACAAGAAGTTCTACGCCTTGCGCGACCGCACCGCGACGATCGCGAGCGTGCCGCTCATCGCCGCGTCCATCCTCTCCAAGAAGATCGCGGGCGGGGCGCCTGCCATCGTGCTCGACGTGAAGCACGGCGCTGGAGCGTTCATGAAGACGCCCGCGGAGGCGGAGGAGCTGGGCCGCGTCATGCGCGACGTCGGCGAGCGCTTGGGCAAGCGCGTGCGCGTGGTCTTGACCGACATGAACGAGCCGCTTGCGGACTCCGTCGGCGATGCGCTGGAGCTTGACGAAGCCCTTGCGGCTTTGAGCGGCGGCGGGTCACCGCGTTTGCGCTCGGTGGCGCACGCGATCGCCGCCGCGATGCTCGAATGTGCCGGATGTAGTGCCGGGGCTTTAGCCCCGGTCTCCGGCCTTCGGAAGTTCGCCGAGATGGCGGCGGCGCAGGGCGGACGTCTGGACGAGTTCGACCGCGCCTTCAAGCCGGCGCGCTTCATCGCGGCGCCGAGCAGCGGCTACGTCCGAAGCATTGACCCGCGAACGCTGGGCGAGCTCGTCGCGGCGGGCAAGGCAGGCTTGCCCATCGAACAGGCGCGCCGTACCGGATTGCGATTGCGCAAGCGGCCGGGTGACAAGGTCGAGCGCGGCGAGCCGGTCATCGACGTCTTCGAAACCGGAGCGGCTCTTCTCGATCTCGAGCGGCTCGCGGCGTCGCTGACGCTCGGCGACGATCCGCCGGCATCGCGGCAGCTGGTTCGGGCATTGTCATGA
- a CDS encoding purine-nucleoside phosphorylase, translated as MSDLVDRLEAALQYVRARSELRPRLGLILGSGLAKVADAVEKPRVFEYSEIPGFVSTSVEGHAGRLLLGTIKGTPAAVMQGRAHYYESRSMDDVALPVYLLHRLGVETLVVTNAAGGINAALDAGDIMIIGDHLNLMGDSPLMGKAGAKLGPRFPSTRDAYDAELRTVVRELGKKLGLKLHDGVYAALSGPAYETDAELRMLATLGADAVGMSTVPEVLVARHVSMRVLGLSVIANEASPHAHGEPALTHEAVQRAVEAAVPRVRALVENLAERSAQ; from the coding sequence GTGAGCGATCTCGTCGACCGGCTCGAAGCCGCGCTGCAGTACGTGCGTGCGCGCAGCGAACTGCGGCCGCGCCTGGGTTTGATCTTAGGCTCGGGGCTTGCGAAAGTGGCCGACGCGGTTGAGAAACCGCGCGTGTTCGAATATTCAGAGATCCCGGGATTCGTCTCCACTTCAGTGGAGGGCCATGCCGGTCGCTTGCTGTTGGGGACGATCAAGGGCACGCCCGCTGCGGTGATGCAAGGCCGCGCTCACTACTACGAAAGCCGCTCGATGGACGACGTGGCGCTGCCCGTCTACCTACTGCATCGCCTGGGCGTCGAGACCCTTGTCGTCACCAACGCTGCCGGAGGCATCAACGCCGCGCTTGACGCCGGCGACATCATGATCATCGGAGATCATCTCAATCTCATGGGCGATAGTCCGCTGATGGGCAAAGCAGGAGCGAAGCTCGGTCCGCGCTTTCCATCCACGCGCGATGCCTACGATGCAGAGCTGCGCACGGTCGTACGCGAGTTGGGTAAGAAGCTGGGCCTCAAGCTGCACGACGGCGTCTACGCGGCGTTGTCGGGTCCAGCGTATGAGACCGACGCGGAGCTGCGTATGCTGGCGACGCTCGGGGCCGATGCGGTCGGCATGTCCACCGTGCCCGAAGTGCTGGTCGCACGCCACGTCTCCATGCGCGTGCTGGGCCTCTCCGTCATCGCGAACGAAGCGTCGCCGCACGCGCACGGCGAGCCCGCTCTCACGCACGAGGCCGTGCAGCGCGCGGTTGAAGCAGCGGTGCCGCGCGTGCGGGCACTCGTGGAAAATCTGGCGGAGCGATCGGCGCAGTGA
- the murJ gene encoding murein biosynthesis integral membrane protein MurJ yields MALAERPAPAQTPVQEEAPRILAGSTLAVMLATLASMVLGFGREVVNAQYFGERWELDAFIVAAIIPTLVFGVFNGALVSALVPIFSDYFSSDKAEEAWRLSSTVINVLVVVLAFGAFVGWAAAPWIVHLVAKGFPQDHALETIRMTRIMMPTIIATSIAGVMQALLNAQRRYRAAALQGVALNVCTIAVVLLFFRQYGIYALVFGTAAGLFAQLLVQLPSYFRRCKYRPVIDLRHPGLNSLFVIMGPIVIGSAVGQVNLLVDKYFGSTLAAGAIAAMQYATKVVGFPQQLFAAAIATVLFPVLSAQFATKEMPSLRLTASSGLRMTALITVPAAVGLIVLARPIISVLFERGEFSQGDVVRTAGAMQFYAAGLLGLAASIVLTRCFFAMRDSRTPVIVAACVMVLNVVACALLVQPYGVNGLAASNSLASLTEALVLFALLNRRIGAEDDLIGSCILRVGITSLVMAAAAWGVEALLWHDAGTLFQHAATLIAAILVGGIVFVAVGTKLRVRELAKLLALAANYVGRRAVSAAQT; encoded by the coding sequence ATGGCTCTCGCAGAGCGACCGGCGCCGGCGCAAACGCCGGTTCAGGAGGAAGCGCCCCGCATACTCGCGGGTTCGACGCTCGCCGTCATGCTGGCGACGCTCGCCAGCATGGTGCTCGGGTTCGGGCGTGAGGTCGTCAACGCGCAATATTTCGGCGAACGCTGGGAGCTCGATGCGTTCATCGTCGCGGCGATCATCCCGACGCTCGTCTTCGGGGTCTTCAACGGCGCGCTCGTCAGCGCGCTCGTGCCCATTTTCTCCGACTACTTCAGTTCGGACAAGGCTGAAGAAGCGTGGCGCTTGTCGAGCACCGTCATCAACGTGCTGGTCGTGGTGCTCGCGTTCGGCGCCTTCGTGGGTTGGGCGGCGGCGCCGTGGATCGTGCACCTCGTGGCAAAGGGCTTTCCGCAAGACCATGCGCTCGAGACCATCCGCATGACGCGTATCATGATGCCGACGATCATCGCGACGTCCATCGCCGGCGTCATGCAGGCGCTGCTCAACGCGCAGCGCCGTTATCGCGCGGCCGCGTTGCAGGGCGTCGCGCTCAACGTCTGCACCATCGCGGTCGTGCTGCTGTTCTTCCGCCAGTACGGCATCTACGCGCTGGTCTTCGGCACGGCCGCGGGATTGTTCGCGCAGCTGCTCGTGCAGTTGCCGAGCTACTTCCGGCGCTGCAAGTACCGCCCCGTCATCGACCTGCGTCATCCGGGCCTCAACTCGCTGTTCGTCATCATGGGTCCGATCGTCATCGGCTCGGCGGTCGGTCAGGTGAACTTGCTGGTCGACAAGTACTTCGGTTCGACGCTGGCGGCCGGCGCCATCGCAGCCATGCAATACGCGACGAAGGTCGTCGGCTTCCCGCAGCAACTGTTCGCAGCCGCGATCGCCACCGTGCTGTTCCCGGTCCTCTCGGCGCAATTCGCGACCAAAGAAATGCCGTCGCTGCGCCTCACCGCCTCGTCCGGCTTGCGCATGACGGCGCTCATCACCGTGCCAGCGGCGGTGGGCCTGATCGTGTTGGCGCGGCCGATCATCAGCGTGTTGTTCGAGCGCGGCGAGTTCAGCCAGGGCGACGTAGTGCGCACCGCCGGCGCGATGCAGTTCTACGCGGCCGGCCTGCTCGGCTTGGCGGCCAGCATCGTGCTGACGCGCTGTTTCTTCGCCATGCGCGACTCGCGCACGCCGGTCATCGTCGCCGCCTGCGTCATGGTGCTCAACGTCGTTGCGTGCGCGCTCCTCGTCCAGCCGTACGGCGTCAACGGGCTCGCCGCATCCAACTCGTTAGCCTCACTCACCGAGGCGCTGGTGCTGTTCGCGCTCCTGAACCGGCGCATCGGCGCCGAAGATGACCTCATCGGCTCGTGCATCCTGCGCGTGGGCATCACGTCGCTGGTGATGGCCGCAGCGGCTTGGGGCGTGGAAGCCCTGCTGTGGCACGATGCGGGCACACTGTTCCAGCATGCCGCGACGCTGATCGCCGCGATTCTGGTCGGCGGCATCGTGTTCGTCGCGGTGGGCACGAAACTGCGAGTGCGCGAACTCGCGAAACTGCTGGCATTGGCGGCGAACTACGTCGGGCGCCGCGCCGTGTCCGCGGCCCAAACGTGA
- the metF gene encoding methylenetetrahydrofolate reductase [NAD(P)H] → MRISDILRDKRPCFSFEFFPPRSDEGVAALLDTVATLRALDPGFVSVTYGAGGSTRERTLEVVTSIKSRLGLEAMAHLTCVGASVDELRDVMARVAEAGIDNVLALRGDPPRGFEEFRMPPGGLRHAADLVRLARAEFSFCIGGACHPETHLEAPDAATDLRYLATKVEAGAEFLITQLFFDNEIYFEFVERARRAGIGVPIIPGIMPITSAEQIARFTRMCGASIPASLLAELEARKDQPEAVQDLGVAFATLQCADLLARGAPAIHFYTLNKSPAARAVVSALLAARPWETSGATRYESERPTMPKKIPS, encoded by the coding sequence GTGAGGATCAGCGACATCCTGCGGGATAAGCGCCCCTGTTTTTCCTTCGAATTTTTTCCGCCGCGAAGCGACGAAGGCGTCGCGGCCCTGCTCGACACGGTCGCGACGTTGCGCGCTTTGGATCCCGGATTCGTGTCCGTCACCTACGGCGCCGGCGGCAGCACGCGCGAAAGAACGCTGGAAGTCGTGACTTCCATCAAGTCCAGACTCGGGCTTGAGGCCATGGCGCACTTGACGTGCGTCGGCGCGAGCGTGGATGAACTACGCGACGTGATGGCGCGTGTCGCAGAGGCCGGCATCGACAACGTGCTCGCATTGCGCGGCGATCCGCCGCGCGGCTTCGAGGAATTCCGGATGCCGCCGGGCGGCCTGCGCCACGCCGCGGATCTCGTGCGTCTCGCGCGCGCAGAATTCTCTTTCTGCATCGGCGGCGCGTGCCATCCGGAGACGCACCTCGAAGCGCCGGATGCCGCGACCGACCTGCGCTACCTTGCGACGAAGGTAGAGGCGGGGGCCGAATTTCTGATCACGCAGCTGTTCTTCGACAATGAGATCTATTTCGAGTTCGTGGAGCGCGCGCGGCGCGCGGGCATCGGCGTTCCTATCATCCCGGGCATCATGCCGATCACCAGCGCCGAACAGATCGCGCGCTTCACGCGCATGTGCGGAGCCAGCATTCCGGCCTCGCTGTTGGCCGAACTTGAGGCGCGCAAAGATCAGCCCGAGGCGGTGCAGGACCTCGGGGTCGCCTTCGCCACGCTGCAATGCGCGGACTTGCTCGCGCGCGGCGCCCCGGCCATACACTTCTATACGCTGAACAAATCGCCGGCCGCACGCGCGGTCGTGTCCGCGCTGCTCGCCGCCCGTCCCTGGGAGACGTCGGGCGCCACCCGTTACGAGAGCGAGCGCCCCACGATGCCGAAGAAAATTCCCAGTTAG
- a CDS encoding glycosyltransferase, with product MHDRSLVRGPYTKTGVFGHRPKTGEPDRSKRPDGLKRPSAPFVSVIVPLYNEQKILVDLVKTLREQSAALPFETELLLCENGSLDHTRDVANHLVAETPNVRLVTINKPSYGAAIKMGILEAHADLVVIFNADLWCPRFFRDAVSLLQNGFDLVISSKRHPASVDRRPPLRRFITWSFNTFLRAAFAFEGTDTHGMKAFRRSRVVDIVSQCRTEREVFDTELVLRCQRAGLKMRELPVEVRENRAPRLGLLKRIPSTARDMFVIWSTLDRA from the coding sequence ATGCACGACCGATCGCTTGTCCGCGGCCCGTACACGAAAACCGGCGTCTTCGGACATCGCCCCAAAACTGGCGAGCCTGACCGTTCGAAGCGCCCGGATGGATTGAAGCGGCCTTCCGCACCATTTGTGTCAGTGATCGTTCCGCTTTATAACGAACAAAAAATCCTCGTCGACTTGGTAAAGACGCTTCGGGAACAGAGCGCTGCCCTTCCGTTTGAAACGGAACTCCTCTTGTGTGAGAACGGCAGCCTCGACCACACCCGGGACGTTGCCAATCACCTCGTCGCGGAGACCCCAAACGTTCGCCTCGTAACCATCAATAAACCGTCCTATGGCGCCGCGATCAAGATGGGAATCTTAGAGGCCCATGCGGACCTCGTCGTAATTTTCAACGCCGACTTGTGGTGTCCGCGTTTTTTCCGTGACGCAGTGTCGCTCTTGCAGAACGGCTTTGACCTAGTGATCTCCTCGAAGCGGCACCCTGCGTCGGTCGATCGCCGACCGCCCCTGCGGCGCTTCATCACGTGGTCGTTCAACACGTTTCTGAGAGCTGCGTTCGCGTTTGAAGGTACCGATACGCATGGCATGAAGGCGTTCCGAAGATCGCGCGTTGTTGATATCGTATCTCAGTGCCGCACGGAGCGCGAGGTGTTCGATACTGAGCTTGTGCTGAGGTGTCAACGCGCGGGTCTTAAGATGCGTGAGCTGCCCGTTGAAGTGCGAGAAAACCGGGCGCCCCGACTTGGGCTCCTTAAGCGTATCCCGAGCACCGCTCGAGATATGTTCGTGATCTGGTCGACATTAGACCGCGCATAG
- a CDS encoding class I SAM-dependent methyltransferase, protein MAIGDSYHKLIELRREGLRKYRAQTVFDVCAPPFRVSFPTIGLRQPDMPYKKFGPVYVGDNPPILAVVERCVRASTRALTVLEIGPGPGSLAFFLKRRYGARIARYFALERDEAVEGPYDRIPSPEAVPAGVDLLIASEVAEHMTADDFFGGILASVLRKLAPDAAMVLGTPNALSPGAIFRDVTHVQGYPWYDLYALMRLSFASVDIYRMHYATSETHILGLIPRIVMTAPLDLDWCENLVCHARQPIIQ, encoded by the coding sequence GTGGCAATCGGCGATAGCTATCATAAGCTGATCGAGCTGCGCCGCGAAGGCCTCCGAAAGTACAGGGCTCAAACGGTCTTCGACGTGTGCGCACCCCCGTTTCGCGTGAGCTTTCCGACGATTGGGCTGCGCCAACCCGACATGCCGTATAAGAAATTCGGCCCGGTGTATGTCGGCGACAATCCCCCGATCCTCGCGGTCGTCGAACGATGCGTGCGGGCTAGCACGCGCGCGCTTACCGTGCTGGAGATCGGTCCCGGCCCCGGTTCCCTCGCATTTTTTCTCAAACGTCGATACGGTGCTCGTATCGCGCGCTATTTCGCGCTAGAACGCGACGAGGCGGTAGAAGGTCCTTACGATCGCATCCCGTCACCAGAGGCCGTCCCCGCGGGCGTTGATCTCCTCATCGCCAGCGAAGTCGCTGAACACATGACGGCAGACGATTTCTTTGGCGGCATTTTGGCGTCCGTGCTGCGGAAGCTCGCACCGGACGCAGCGATGGTCTTGGGAACGCCGAACGCTCTTTCGCCAGGGGCCATTTTTCGCGACGTGACGCACGTTCAAGGCTACCCATGGTACGATCTCTACGCGTTGATGCGCTTGTCATTTGCATCGGTCGACATCTATCGGATGCATTATGCGACATCGGAAACTCACATCCTCGGATTGATTCCGCGAATCGTCATGACCGCGCCCCTCGACCTTGATTGGTGCGAAAACCTGGTGTGTCACGCGCGCCAGCCGATCATTCAGTGA